From one Oncorhynchus kisutch isolate 150728-3 unplaced genomic scaffold, Okis_V2 scaffold2161, whole genome shotgun sequence genomic stretch:
- the LOC116369327 gene encoding B-cell receptor CD22-like isoform X5, with protein sequence MVSGYLFLVISQILEDYRVGDATMALRTAGRVLVVFLWSVTVVLGQDGWSVTYTTQSICTLKGSTVDLFCSYTYPRGKVTTTFWFTEWGTGVEPEDLGQDPEYAGRLEYHGDKKKDCTLKITDLRERDSATYKFRLLTDQEGGKFSGSPGATLSVTGLQVKLTGGYQDKTLTCSTTCTLTDNPTYIWYKNGQHLDESTSPQYKYSVSNDYDDSYSCAVKGHEDLHSPAVCVVGESCMNVTYTHQSICALKGSTVDISCFYTHPSWHNVTEVSWFNKWESGVTKDLSLNPEYADRVEYHRQTEKDSTLRITDLRESDSTEYKFKFTTDEARWGSSFPGTTLTVTGFQVEVTPKWSSEYKTLTCITTCTLSNPNPIYIWYKNGQHLDESTSPQYKDPVSSNHDDSYSCAVKGHEDLLSPAVCVQGQSCYRVTYTKRRICVLKGSTVDISCTYVGYYSTTSSFWFRSDKSTPEDLTRVPGYAGRVEHTGTYRGPSSLRITDLREEDSAEYRFTFKTNNFEWGHSFPGTTLSVTGLQVNVTPAVEGQKTLTCITTCTLTDNPTYIWYKNGQRLDEPTSQQYSSNILVVLGHSVDSYSCTVEHHEDLHSPAVYAPRNTSVSVSPSGEIVEGSSVTLTCSSDANPPVDKYTWYKKNVTSPKASGQSYNITNISSEDRGEYYCEAQNGRGSMNSTALMIIIAGKQTSVLTAAVGIIVVVLVLILCLSGLMCFRSFTGGSDASTDTQSVRPDCNSDTYTALNMRTMSPDYDTLISVHPDPNSDTYTPLNMKTRSPEYDTLANVRGISH encoded by the exons ACTACAGGGTGGGAGATGCAACAATGGCCTTGAGAACAGCAGGACGTGTGttggtggtctttctctggtctgtgacAG TGGTACTGGGTCAGGATGGCTGGAGTGTTACATACACCACTCAGAGTATCTGTACCTTGAAGGGGTCAACAGTGGATCTGTTCTGCTCTTACACATATCCCAGAGGTAAAGTCACAACAACATTCTGGTTCACTGAATGGGGGACTGGTGTAGAACCTGAAGATCTAGGTCAGGACCCAGAGTATGCAGGTCGTCTGGAGTATCACGGGGATAAGAAGAAAGACTGTACCCTGAAaatcacagacctgagagagagagactcagctaCGTACAAGTTCAGATTACTAACAGATCAGGAAGGAGGGAAATTTTCTGGAAGTCCTGGAGCCACTCTGTCTGTCACAG GTCTTCAGGTGAAGTTGACTGGTGGATATCAGGATAAGACattgacctgtagcaccacctgtactctgactgacaaccccacctacatctggtacaagaacGGACAACATCTAGATGAGAGTACCTCCCCCCAGTACAAATACTCAGTCTCCAATGACTATGATGACAGTTATTCCTGTGCTGTAAAAGGCCATGAGGACCTCCACTCTCCTGCAGTGT GTGTTGTGGGTGAGAGCTGTATGAATGTGACTTACACCCATCAGAGTATCTGTGCTTTGAAAGGGTCAACAGTGGACATATCCTGCTTTTACACACATCCCAGTTGGCATAACGTCACAGAAGTGTCCTGGTTCAACAAATGGGAGTCTGGTGTCACTAAAGACCTGAGCCTGAACCCAGAGTATGCAGATCGTGTGGAATACCATCGACAAACAGAAAAGGACTCCACCCTGAGAATCACAGACCTGAGAGAAAGTGACTCAACTGAGTACAAGTTCAAATTTACAACTGATGAGGCAAGATGGGGGTCCAGCTTCCCTGGAACAACTCTGACTGTCACAG GTTTTCAGGTGGAGGTGACTCCTAAATGGAGTTCAGAGTATAAGACACTGACCTGtatcaccacctgtactctgagtAACCCCAACCCCATCTATATCTGGTACAAGAACGGACAACATCTAGATGAGAGCACCTCCCCCCAGTACAAAGACCCAGTCTCCAGTAACCATGACGATAGTTACTCCTGTGCTGTGAAAGGTCATGAGGATCTACTCTCTCCTGCAGTGT GTGTTCAGGGTCAGAGCTGCTACAGAGTGACTTACACCAAGAGGAGAATCTGTGTCTTGAAGGGGTCAACAGTGGACATATCCTGTACTTATGTTGGTTATTATTCCACCACATCATCATTCTGGTTCAGAAGTGATAAGTCGACCCCTGAAGACCTAACCAGAGTCCCAGGGTATGCAGGTCGTGTGGAGCACACTGGAACATACAGAGGTCCCTCCTCCCTGAGAATCACAGATCTGAGAGAGGAGGACTCAGCTGAGTATCGCTTCACTTTTAAAACAAACAACTTTGAATGGGGTCATAGTTTCCCAGGAACAACTCTGTCTGTCACAG GTCTGCAGGTGAATGTGACTCCTGCTGTAGAGGGACAGAAGACACTGACCTGtatcaccacctgtactctgactgacaaccccacctacatctggtacaagaacGGACAACGTCTAGATGAGCCCACTTCCCAACAATACTCTAGTAATATCCTAGTAGTGTTGGGTCATTCTGTGGACAGTTACTCCTGTACTGTAGAACACCATGAGGACCTCCACTCTCCTGCAGTGT ATGCTCCAAGGAacacctcagtgtcagtcagtccctctggtgaaatagtggagggcagttcagtgactctgacctgcagcagtgatgccaacccacctgtggacaaatacacctgGTACAAGAAGAACGTAACCTCACCAAAAGCATCAGGACAGAGTTACAACATCACTAACATCAgctctgaggacagaggagaatattACTGTGAGGCCCAGAATGGAAGAGGATCTATGAACTCTACAGCTCTGATGATCATTATAGCAG ggAAACAGACCTCAGTTCTGACTGCAGCTGTAGGAATCATAGTGGttgttctggttctcatcctctgtctctctggactCATGTGTTTCAG GAGTTTCACAGGAGGAAGTGATGCGTCAACAGACA
- the LOC116369327 gene encoding sialoadhesin-like isoform X1, which yields MVSGYLFLVISQILEDYRVGDATMALRTAGRVLVVFLWSVTVVLGQDGWSVTYTTQSICTLKGSTVDLFCSYTYPRGKVTTTFWFTEWGTGVEPEDLGQDPEYAGRLEYHGDKKKDCTLKITDLRERDSATYKFRLLTDQEGGKFSGSPGATLSVTGLQVKLTGGYQDKTLTCSTTCTLTDNPTYIWYKNGQHLDESTSPQYKYSVSNDYDDSYSCAVKGHEDLHSPAVCVQGQRCYRVTNTKRRICVLKGSTVDISCTYVGYYSTTSSFWFRSDKSTPEDLTTDPGYAGRVEYTGTYKGPFTLRITDLREEDSAEYRFTFKTDNFDWGHSFPGTTLSVTDLQVKVTPAVEGQKTLTCITTCTLTDNPTYIWYKNGQRLDESTSPQYKDPVYSNYGDSYSCAVKGHEDHHSPAVCVVGESCMNVTYTHQSICALKGSTVDISCFYTHPSWHNVTEVSWFNKWESGVTKDLSLNPEYADRVEYHRQTEKDSTLRITDLRESDSTEYKFKFTTDEARWGSSFPGTTLTVTGFQVEVTPKWSSEYKTLTCITTCTLSNPNPIYIWYKNGQHLDESTSPQYKDPVSSNHDDSYSCAVKGHEDLLSPAVCVQGQSCYRVTYTKRRICVLKGSTVDISCTYVGYYSTTSSFWFRSDKSTPEDLTRVPGYAGRVEHTGTYRGPSSLRITDLREEDSAEYRFTFKTNNFEWGHSFPGTTLSVTGLQVNVTPAVEGQKTLTCITTCTLTDNPTYIWYKNGQRLDEPTSQQYSSNILVVLGHSVDSYSCTVEHHEDLHSPAVYAPRNTSVSVSPSGEIVEGSSVTLTCSSDANPPVDKYTWYKKNVTSPKASGQSYNITNISSEDRGEYYCEAQNGRGSMNSTALMIIIAGKQTSVLTAAVGIIVVVLVLILCLSGLMCFRSFTGGSDASTDTQSVRPDCNSDTYTALNMRTMSPDYDTLISVHPDPNSDTYTPLNMKTRSPEYDTLANVRGISH from the exons ACTACAGGGTGGGAGATGCAACAATGGCCTTGAGAACAGCAGGACGTGTGttggtggtctttctctggtctgtgacAG TGGTACTGGGTCAGGATGGCTGGAGTGTTACATACACCACTCAGAGTATCTGTACCTTGAAGGGGTCAACAGTGGATCTGTTCTGCTCTTACACATATCCCAGAGGTAAAGTCACAACAACATTCTGGTTCACTGAATGGGGGACTGGTGTAGAACCTGAAGATCTAGGTCAGGACCCAGAGTATGCAGGTCGTCTGGAGTATCACGGGGATAAGAAGAAAGACTGTACCCTGAAaatcacagacctgagagagagagactcagctaCGTACAAGTTCAGATTACTAACAGATCAGGAAGGAGGGAAATTTTCTGGAAGTCCTGGAGCCACTCTGTCTGTCACAG GTCTTCAGGTGAAGTTGACTGGTGGATATCAGGATAAGACattgacctgtagcaccacctgtactctgactgacaaccccacctacatctggtacaagaacGGACAACATCTAGATGAGAGTACCTCCCCCCAGTACAAATACTCAGTCTCCAATGACTATGATGACAGTTATTCCTGTGCTGTAAAAGGCCATGAGGACCTCCACTCTCCTGCAGTGT GTGTTCAGGGTCAGAGATGCTACAGAGTGACTAACACCAAGAGGAGAATCTGTGTCTTGAAGGGTTCAACAGTGGACATATCCTGTACTTATGTTGGTTATTATTCCACCACATCATCATTCTGGTTTAGAAGTGATAAGTCGACCCCTGAAGACCTAACCACTGACCCAGGGTATGCAGGTCGTGTGGAGTACACCGGAACATACAAAGGTCCCTTCACCCTGAGAATCACAGATCTGAGAGAGGAGGACTCAGCTGAGTATCGCTTCACTTTTAAAACAGACAACTTTGACTGGGGTCATAGTTTCCCAGGAACAACTCTGTCTGTCACAG ACCTGCAGGTGAAGGTGACTCCTGCTGTAGAGGGACAGAAGACACTGACCTGtatcaccacctgtactctgactgacaaccccacctacatctggtacaagaacGGACAACGTCTAGATGAGAGCACCTCCCCCCAGTACAAAGACCCAGTCTACAGTAACTAtggagacagttactcctgtgctGTAAAAGGCCATGAGGATCACCACTCTcctgcagtgt GTGTTGTGGGTGAGAGCTGTATGAATGTGACTTACACCCATCAGAGTATCTGTGCTTTGAAAGGGTCAACAGTGGACATATCCTGCTTTTACACACATCCCAGTTGGCATAACGTCACAGAAGTGTCCTGGTTCAACAAATGGGAGTCTGGTGTCACTAAAGACCTGAGCCTGAACCCAGAGTATGCAGATCGTGTGGAATACCATCGACAAACAGAAAAGGACTCCACCCTGAGAATCACAGACCTGAGAGAAAGTGACTCAACTGAGTACAAGTTCAAATTTACAACTGATGAGGCAAGATGGGGGTCCAGCTTCCCTGGAACAACTCTGACTGTCACAG GTTTTCAGGTGGAGGTGACTCCTAAATGGAGTTCAGAGTATAAGACACTGACCTGtatcaccacctgtactctgagtAACCCCAACCCCATCTATATCTGGTACAAGAACGGACAACATCTAGATGAGAGCACCTCCCCCCAGTACAAAGACCCAGTCTCCAGTAACCATGACGATAGTTACTCCTGTGCTGTGAAAGGTCATGAGGATCTACTCTCTCCTGCAGTGT GTGTTCAGGGTCAGAGCTGCTACAGAGTGACTTACACCAAGAGGAGAATCTGTGTCTTGAAGGGGTCAACAGTGGACATATCCTGTACTTATGTTGGTTATTATTCCACCACATCATCATTCTGGTTCAGAAGTGATAAGTCGACCCCTGAAGACCTAACCAGAGTCCCAGGGTATGCAGGTCGTGTGGAGCACACTGGAACATACAGAGGTCCCTCCTCCCTGAGAATCACAGATCTGAGAGAGGAGGACTCAGCTGAGTATCGCTTCACTTTTAAAACAAACAACTTTGAATGGGGTCATAGTTTCCCAGGAACAACTCTGTCTGTCACAG GTCTGCAGGTGAATGTGACTCCTGCTGTAGAGGGACAGAAGACACTGACCTGtatcaccacctgtactctgactgacaaccccacctacatctggtacaagaacGGACAACGTCTAGATGAGCCCACTTCCCAACAATACTCTAGTAATATCCTAGTAGTGTTGGGTCATTCTGTGGACAGTTACTCCTGTACTGTAGAACACCATGAGGACCTCCACTCTCCTGCAGTGT ATGCTCCAAGGAacacctcagtgtcagtcagtccctctggtgaaatagtggagggcagttcagtgactctgacctgcagcagtgatgccaacccacctgtggacaaatacacctgGTACAAGAAGAACGTAACCTCACCAAAAGCATCAGGACAGAGTTACAACATCACTAACATCAgctctgaggacagaggagaatattACTGTGAGGCCCAGAATGGAAGAGGATCTATGAACTCTACAGCTCTGATGATCATTATAGCAG ggAAACAGACCTCAGTTCTGACTGCAGCTGTAGGAATCATAGTGGttgttctggttctcatcctctgtctctctggactCATGTGTTTCAG GAGTTTCACAGGAGGAAGTGATGCGTCAACAGACA
- the LOC116369327 gene encoding titin-like isoform X6 — MVSGYLFLVISQILEDYRVGDATMALRTAGRVLVVFLWSVTVVLGQDGWSVTYTTQSICTLKGSTVDLFCSYTYPRGKVTTTFWFTEWGTGVEPEDLGQDPEYAGRLEYHGDKKKDCTLKITDLRERDSATYKFRLLTDQEGGKFSGSPGATLSVTGLQVKLTGGYQDKTLTCSTTCTLTDNPTYIWYKNGQHLDESTSPQYKYSVSNDYDDSYSCAVKGHEDLHSPAVCVQGQRCYRVTNTKRRICVLKGSTVDISCTYVGYYSTTSSFWFRSDKSTPEDLTTDPGYAGRVEYTGTYKGPFTLRITDLREEDSAEYRFTFKTDNFDWGHSFPGTTLSVTDLQVKVTPAVEGQKTLTCITTCTLTDNPTYIWYKNGQRLDESTSPQYKDPVYSNYGDSYSCAVKGHEDHHSPAVCVQGQSCYRVTYTKRRICVLKGSTVDISCTYVGYYSTTSSFWFRSDKSTPEDLTRVPGYAGRVEHTGTYRGPSSLRITDLREEDSAEYRFTFKTNNFEWGHSFPGTTLSVTGLQVNVTPAVEGQKTLTCITTCTLTDNPTYIWYKNGQRLDEPTSQQYSSNILVVLGHSVDSYSCTVEHHEDLHSPAVYAPRNTSVSVSPSGEIVEGSSVTLTCSSDANPPVDKYTWYKKNVTSPKASGQSYNITNISSEDRGEYYCEAQNGRGSMNSTALMIIIAGKQTSVLTAAVGIIVVVLVLILCLSGLMCFRSFTGGSDASTDTQSVRPDCNSDTYTALNMRTMSPDYDTLISVHPDPNSDTYTPLNMKTRSPEYDTLANVRGISH; from the exons ACTACAGGGTGGGAGATGCAACAATGGCCTTGAGAACAGCAGGACGTGTGttggtggtctttctctggtctgtgacAG TGGTACTGGGTCAGGATGGCTGGAGTGTTACATACACCACTCAGAGTATCTGTACCTTGAAGGGGTCAACAGTGGATCTGTTCTGCTCTTACACATATCCCAGAGGTAAAGTCACAACAACATTCTGGTTCACTGAATGGGGGACTGGTGTAGAACCTGAAGATCTAGGTCAGGACCCAGAGTATGCAGGTCGTCTGGAGTATCACGGGGATAAGAAGAAAGACTGTACCCTGAAaatcacagacctgagagagagagactcagctaCGTACAAGTTCAGATTACTAACAGATCAGGAAGGAGGGAAATTTTCTGGAAGTCCTGGAGCCACTCTGTCTGTCACAG GTCTTCAGGTGAAGTTGACTGGTGGATATCAGGATAAGACattgacctgtagcaccacctgtactctgactgacaaccccacctacatctggtacaagaacGGACAACATCTAGATGAGAGTACCTCCCCCCAGTACAAATACTCAGTCTCCAATGACTATGATGACAGTTATTCCTGTGCTGTAAAAGGCCATGAGGACCTCCACTCTCCTGCAGTGT GTGTTCAGGGTCAGAGATGCTACAGAGTGACTAACACCAAGAGGAGAATCTGTGTCTTGAAGGGTTCAACAGTGGACATATCCTGTACTTATGTTGGTTATTATTCCACCACATCATCATTCTGGTTTAGAAGTGATAAGTCGACCCCTGAAGACCTAACCACTGACCCAGGGTATGCAGGTCGTGTGGAGTACACCGGAACATACAAAGGTCCCTTCACCCTGAGAATCACAGATCTGAGAGAGGAGGACTCAGCTGAGTATCGCTTCACTTTTAAAACAGACAACTTTGACTGGGGTCATAGTTTCCCAGGAACAACTCTGTCTGTCACAG ACCTGCAGGTGAAGGTGACTCCTGCTGTAGAGGGACAGAAGACACTGACCTGtatcaccacctgtactctgactgacaaccccacctacatctggtacaagaacGGACAACGTCTAGATGAGAGCACCTCCCCCCAGTACAAAGACCCAGTCTACAGTAACTAtggagacagttactcctgtgctGTAAAAGGCCATGAGGATCACCACTCTcctgcagtgt GTGTTCAGGGTCAGAGCTGCTACAGAGTGACTTACACCAAGAGGAGAATCTGTGTCTTGAAGGGGTCAACAGTGGACATATCCTGTACTTATGTTGGTTATTATTCCACCACATCATCATTCTGGTTCAGAAGTGATAAGTCGACCCCTGAAGACCTAACCAGAGTCCCAGGGTATGCAGGTCGTGTGGAGCACACTGGAACATACAGAGGTCCCTCCTCCCTGAGAATCACAGATCTGAGAGAGGAGGACTCAGCTGAGTATCGCTTCACTTTTAAAACAAACAACTTTGAATGGGGTCATAGTTTCCCAGGAACAACTCTGTCTGTCACAG GTCTGCAGGTGAATGTGACTCCTGCTGTAGAGGGACAGAAGACACTGACCTGtatcaccacctgtactctgactgacaaccccacctacatctggtacaagaacGGACAACGTCTAGATGAGCCCACTTCCCAACAATACTCTAGTAATATCCTAGTAGTGTTGGGTCATTCTGTGGACAGTTACTCCTGTACTGTAGAACACCATGAGGACCTCCACTCTCCTGCAGTGT ATGCTCCAAGGAacacctcagtgtcagtcagtccctctggtgaaatagtggagggcagttcagtgactctgacctgcagcagtgatgccaacccacctgtggacaaatacacctgGTACAAGAAGAACGTAACCTCACCAAAAGCATCAGGACAGAGTTACAACATCACTAACATCAgctctgaggacagaggagaatattACTGTGAGGCCCAGAATGGAAGAGGATCTATGAACTCTACAGCTCTGATGATCATTATAGCAG ggAAACAGACCTCAGTTCTGACTGCAGCTGTAGGAATCATAGTGGttgttctggttctcatcctctgtctctctggactCATGTGTTTCAG GAGTTTCACAGGAGGAAGTGATGCGTCAACAGACA
- the LOC116369327 gene encoding uncharacterized protein LOC116369327 isoform X4, producing MVSGYLFLVISQILEDYRVGDATMALRTAGRVLVVFLWSVTVVLGQDGWSVTYTTQSICTLKGSTVDLFCSYTYPRGKVTTTFWFTEWGTGVEPEDLGQDPEYAGRLEYHGDKKKDCTLKITDLRERDSATYKFRLLTDQEGGKFSGSPGATLSVTGLQVKLTGGYQDKTLTCSTTCTLTDNPTYIWYKNGQHLDESTSPQYKYSVSNDYDDSYSCAVKGHEDLHSPAVCVQGQRCYRVTNTKRRICVLKGSTVDISCTYVGYYSTTSSFWFRSDKSTPEDLTTDPGYAGRVEYTGTYKGPFTLRITDLREEDSAEYRFTFKTDNFDWGHSFPGTTLSVTDLQVKVTPAVEGQKTLTCITTCTLTDNPTYIWYKNGQRLDESTSPQYKDPVYSNYGDSYSCAVKGHEDHHSPAVCVVGESCMNVTYTHQSICALKGSTVDISCFYTHPSWHNVTEVSWFNKWESGVTKDLSLNPEYADRVEYHRQTEKDSTLRITDLRESDSTEYKFKFTTDEARWGSSFPGTTLTVTGFQVEVTPKWSSEYKTLTCITTCTLSNPNPIYIWYKNGQHLDESTSPQYKDPVSSNHDDSYSCAVKGHEDLLSPAVCVQGQSCYRVTYTKRRICVLKGSTVDISCTYVGYYSTTSSFWFRSDKSTPEDLTRVPGYAGRVEHTGTYRGPSSLRITDLREEDSAEYRFTFKTNNFEWGHSFPGTTLSVTGLQVNVTPAVEGQKTLTCITTCTLTDNPTYIWYKNGQRLDEPTSQQYSSNILVVLGHSVDSYSCTVEHHEDLHSPAVWKQTSVLTAAVGIIVVVLVLILCLSGLMCFRSFTGGSDASTDTQSVRPDCNSDTYTALNMRTMSPDYDTLISVHPDPNSDTYTPLNMKTRSPEYDTLANVRGISH from the exons ACTACAGGGTGGGAGATGCAACAATGGCCTTGAGAACAGCAGGACGTGTGttggtggtctttctctggtctgtgacAG TGGTACTGGGTCAGGATGGCTGGAGTGTTACATACACCACTCAGAGTATCTGTACCTTGAAGGGGTCAACAGTGGATCTGTTCTGCTCTTACACATATCCCAGAGGTAAAGTCACAACAACATTCTGGTTCACTGAATGGGGGACTGGTGTAGAACCTGAAGATCTAGGTCAGGACCCAGAGTATGCAGGTCGTCTGGAGTATCACGGGGATAAGAAGAAAGACTGTACCCTGAAaatcacagacctgagagagagagactcagctaCGTACAAGTTCAGATTACTAACAGATCAGGAAGGAGGGAAATTTTCTGGAAGTCCTGGAGCCACTCTGTCTGTCACAG GTCTTCAGGTGAAGTTGACTGGTGGATATCAGGATAAGACattgacctgtagcaccacctgtactctgactgacaaccccacctacatctggtacaagaacGGACAACATCTAGATGAGAGTACCTCCCCCCAGTACAAATACTCAGTCTCCAATGACTATGATGACAGTTATTCCTGTGCTGTAAAAGGCCATGAGGACCTCCACTCTCCTGCAGTGT GTGTTCAGGGTCAGAGATGCTACAGAGTGACTAACACCAAGAGGAGAATCTGTGTCTTGAAGGGTTCAACAGTGGACATATCCTGTACTTATGTTGGTTATTATTCCACCACATCATCATTCTGGTTTAGAAGTGATAAGTCGACCCCTGAAGACCTAACCACTGACCCAGGGTATGCAGGTCGTGTGGAGTACACCGGAACATACAAAGGTCCCTTCACCCTGAGAATCACAGATCTGAGAGAGGAGGACTCAGCTGAGTATCGCTTCACTTTTAAAACAGACAACTTTGACTGGGGTCATAGTTTCCCAGGAACAACTCTGTCTGTCACAG ACCTGCAGGTGAAGGTGACTCCTGCTGTAGAGGGACAGAAGACACTGACCTGtatcaccacctgtactctgactgacaaccccacctacatctggtacaagaacGGACAACGTCTAGATGAGAGCACCTCCCCCCAGTACAAAGACCCAGTCTACAGTAACTAtggagacagttactcctgtgctGTAAAAGGCCATGAGGATCACCACTCTcctgcagtgt GTGTTGTGGGTGAGAGCTGTATGAATGTGACTTACACCCATCAGAGTATCTGTGCTTTGAAAGGGTCAACAGTGGACATATCCTGCTTTTACACACATCCCAGTTGGCATAACGTCACAGAAGTGTCCTGGTTCAACAAATGGGAGTCTGGTGTCACTAAAGACCTGAGCCTGAACCCAGAGTATGCAGATCGTGTGGAATACCATCGACAAACAGAAAAGGACTCCACCCTGAGAATCACAGACCTGAGAGAAAGTGACTCAACTGAGTACAAGTTCAAATTTACAACTGATGAGGCAAGATGGGGGTCCAGCTTCCCTGGAACAACTCTGACTGTCACAG GTTTTCAGGTGGAGGTGACTCCTAAATGGAGTTCAGAGTATAAGACACTGACCTGtatcaccacctgtactctgagtAACCCCAACCCCATCTATATCTGGTACAAGAACGGACAACATCTAGATGAGAGCACCTCCCCCCAGTACAAAGACCCAGTCTCCAGTAACCATGACGATAGTTACTCCTGTGCTGTGAAAGGTCATGAGGATCTACTCTCTCCTGCAGTGT GTGTTCAGGGTCAGAGCTGCTACAGAGTGACTTACACCAAGAGGAGAATCTGTGTCTTGAAGGGGTCAACAGTGGACATATCCTGTACTTATGTTGGTTATTATTCCACCACATCATCATTCTGGTTCAGAAGTGATAAGTCGACCCCTGAAGACCTAACCAGAGTCCCAGGGTATGCAGGTCGTGTGGAGCACACTGGAACATACAGAGGTCCCTCCTCCCTGAGAATCACAGATCTGAGAGAGGAGGACTCAGCTGAGTATCGCTTCACTTTTAAAACAAACAACTTTGAATGGGGTCATAGTTTCCCAGGAACAACTCTGTCTGTCACAG GTCTGCAGGTGAATGTGACTCCTGCTGTAGAGGGACAGAAGACACTGACCTGtatcaccacctgtactctgactgacaaccccacctacatctggtacaagaacGGACAACGTCTAGATGAGCCCACTTCCCAACAATACTCTAGTAATATCCTAGTAGTGTTGGGTCATTCTGTGGACAGTTACTCCTGTACTGTAGAACACCATGAGGACCTCCACTCTCCTGCAGTGT ggAAACAGACCTCAGTTCTGACTGCAGCTGTAGGAATCATAGTGGttgttctggttctcatcctctgtctctctggactCATGTGTTTCAG GAGTTTCACAGGAGGAAGTGATGCGTCAACAGACA